In one window of Methanoculleus chikugoensis DNA:
- a CDS encoding glycoside hydrolase family 15 protein — protein MPDRIRQNKSQAPVQSHDEYRPIEDYGVIGNGHTVALVSSSGSIDWLCFHRFDSPSLFARILDPDRGGYWSIQPEEPFESSRRYREATNILETTFECKGGTVIVRDFMDIASVARLRRLPAPGRIVRIAECTGGKAGIVSNCLPRPNYARTPPEFALQENQAVFGGYTLTGPAAWQVDDANEALTCRVTLHAGETAAFTLATEDDATLPQLTPADSLKVTTDYWRQWSGACTYDGPYRDIVIRSALALKLMTYEPSGAIVAAPTTSLPETFGGERNWDYRFTWIRDASFTLYALLLAGYLDNEQPFFDWLVRTVKLKGTGISILYPIIPESRTAEEVLDHFRGYRDSRPVRIGNRAAVQEQLDVYGEVMGAIQFAWRIGKYDPTPLWGTIRQMLDWVVRHWHNRDSGLWEVRGGVRHFVYSKAMMWFALDCGIEIAEEMRLPGDLAGWRRERGMIHEEVLDKGWSDALGAFKQSYEDEQLDAANLRLSIINFIEGDDPRMISTIDATLKHLVVDGLCYRYVDAPEGVAGKEGTFVVCTAWLVNALIRAGRTNEAHRIFRHLLARASSLGLYAEELQPVTGTHMGNFPQSFSHIGIINAAVSLAHAGYVGMVSPHHAAAADAAGHGGGGNKRSR, from the coding sequence ATGCCCGATCGGATCCGGCAGAACAAGTCGCAGGCTCCCGTGCAGTCCCATGACGAGTACCGGCCGATCGAGGACTACGGGGTGATCGGGAACGGGCATACCGTGGCGCTCGTCAGCAGCAGCGGATCCATCGACTGGCTCTGCTTCCACCGGTTCGATTCTCCGTCGCTCTTTGCCCGGATTCTCGATCCGGACCGCGGCGGCTACTGGAGCATACAGCCTGAGGAGCCGTTCGAGAGTTCGCGCCGGTATCGGGAGGCGACGAACATCCTTGAGACGACCTTCGAGTGCAAGGGGGGAACCGTGATCGTCCGGGACTTTATGGACATCGCAAGTGTTGCCCGCCTCCGCCGGCTACCGGCTCCCGGCAGAATCGTACGCATAGCAGAATGCACCGGCGGGAAGGCCGGGATCGTCAGCAACTGCCTTCCCCGACCGAACTACGCCCGCACGCCCCCGGAGTTTGCACTCCAGGAGAATCAGGCGGTGTTCGGCGGGTATACGCTCACCGGGCCGGCCGCATGGCAGGTGGACGATGCGAACGAAGCGTTGACCTGCCGGGTCACGCTTCACGCGGGTGAGACGGCGGCGTTTACGCTCGCAACGGAGGACGACGCCACCCTGCCGCAGCTTACGCCTGCAGACTCCCTGAAGGTGACGACCGATTACTGGCGGCAGTGGAGCGGCGCCTGCACCTACGATGGGCCGTATCGCGATATCGTGATTCGCAGCGCTCTCGCCCTCAAGTTGATGACCTACGAACCGTCGGGCGCCATCGTTGCGGCGCCGACGACATCGCTCCCCGAGACCTTCGGCGGCGAACGGAACTGGGACTACCGTTTCACCTGGATACGTGACGCATCGTTCACCCTGTACGCGCTCCTCCTTGCTGGCTACCTCGATAACGAGCAGCCGTTCTTCGACTGGCTTGTGCGCACGGTCAAACTGAAGGGAACGGGCATCTCGATCCTGTACCCCATCATTCCGGAGAGCAGAACCGCCGAAGAGGTGCTCGACCACTTCAGGGGGTACCGCGACTCCCGGCCGGTGAGGATAGGGAACCGGGCGGCGGTCCAGGAGCAGCTCGATGTCTACGGGGAAGTCATGGGCGCCATTCAGTTCGCCTGGCGGATCGGGAAGTACGATCCGACGCCGCTCTGGGGGACGATACGGCAGATGCTCGACTGGGTGGTCCGCCACTGGCACAACCGGGACAGCGGGCTCTGGGAGGTCAGGGGCGGCGTGCGGCATTTCGTCTACAGTAAAGCCATGATGTGGTTCGCCCTCGACTGCGGGATCGAGATCGCGGAAGAGATGCGGCTCCCGGGCGATCTTGCAGGCTGGCGCCGCGAACGCGGCATGATCCACGAGGAAGTGCTCGATAAGGGATGGAGCGACGCATTGGGCGCGTTCAAACAGTCTTACGAAGACGAGCAACTCGATGCCGCGAACCTGCGCCTCTCGATCATCAATTTCATCGAGGGGGATGACCCACGGATGATCTCGACGATAGACGCCACGTTGAAACACCTCGTCGTCGACGGCCTCTGCTATCGCTACGTCGACGCTCCGGAAGGCGTGGCCGGGAAGGAAGGGACCTTTGTCGTCTGCACGGCCTGGCTCGTCAACGCGCTGATACGTGCCGGGCGCACGAATGAGGCGCACCGGATATTCAGGCACCTCCTTGCACGCGCCAGTTCGCTCGGCCTCTACGCCGAAGAACTCCAGCCGGTGACCGGAACCCATATGGGCAACTTCCCGCAGTCGTTCTCGCACATCGGGATCATCAACGCTGCCGTATCACTTGCTCACGCAGGATACGTCGGCATGGTCAGTCCGCACCACGCTGCCGCCGCGGATGCTGCAGGACATGGCGGCGGGGGTAATAAGCGCAGCCGCTGA
- a CDS encoding sugar porter family MFS transporter encodes MSARGGEPKRSGLTTFVYVAVAVAAVGGFLFGYDTGVISGAILFITGEFALPPTLEEIATSSVLVGAILGAIAGGLLADRIGRRLSIIAASVVFLAGTGVVVVAPGLPVFLAGRVLIGMAIGIASFVVPLYISEIAPSALRGGMVSLNQLFITIGILISYGVDYLFSASSDWRAMFAFGAVPATVLLVGMFLLPDSPRWLVSRQQTDRATAVLRKVRGTGEISGELEEITKSNGVQKAGRWSDLLAPSIRMPLFVGFGLAVLQQLTGINTVIYYAPTIFQFAGLHSAGASIAATAGVGAVNVLATVAAVVLVDRTGRRPLLLAGIAGMVVSLAVLGAGFALSGAVQSGSLLGLITAVSLMAYVASFAIGLGPVFWLLIAEIYPLNVRGRAMSVATVANWGANFLITLTFLTLVGILEQAGVFWLYALVGLLAWFFVLRLVPETKGLTLEEIEEHFRAGRHPRELKGAPGPRG; translated from the coding sequence ATGAGTGCACGAGGTGGAGAGCCGAAGAGATCCGGTCTCACGACATTTGTCTATGTCGCCGTTGCGGTGGCGGCCGTCGGAGGGTTCCTCTTCGGGTACGACACGGGAGTCATCTCAGGAGCGATCCTCTTCATCACCGGCGAGTTCGCTCTCCCGCCGACCCTGGAAGAGATCGCGACCAGTTCTGTGCTCGTCGGCGCAATCCTGGGTGCGATCGCCGGCGGTCTCCTCGCCGACAGGATCGGGCGACGTCTCTCGATCATCGCCGCATCGGTCGTGTTCCTTGCAGGCACGGGTGTCGTCGTCGTTGCACCGGGCCTGCCCGTCTTCCTCGCCGGCCGCGTACTGATCGGCATGGCCATCGGCATCGCATCGTTCGTCGTTCCTCTGTATATATCGGAGATTGCGCCTTCGGCACTCCGCGGCGGCATGGTGTCGCTCAATCAGCTCTTCATCACGATCGGGATCCTCATCTCCTATGGGGTTGATTACCTCTTCTCCGCAAGCAGCGACTGGCGTGCCATGTTTGCCTTCGGTGCGGTGCCGGCCACGGTTCTCCTCGTCGGAATGTTCCTGCTCCCGGACAGCCCCCGATGGCTCGTGTCCCGGCAGCAGACAGACCGGGCAACCGCCGTTCTCCGTAAGGTCCGTGGAACCGGGGAGATATCGGGTGAACTCGAGGAGATCACGAAGTCGAACGGTGTGCAGAAAGCCGGGAGATGGTCGGACCTGCTGGCACCGTCAATCCGAATGCCCCTGTTCGTCGGCTTCGGCCTGGCCGTCCTGCAGCAGTTGACCGGCATCAACACCGTCATCTACTACGCTCCGACGATCTTCCAGTTTGCAGGACTGCACTCTGCCGGTGCCTCGATCGCAGCGACTGCAGGCGTCGGCGCCGTGAACGTCCTCGCCACCGTCGCTGCCGTCGTGCTTGTCGACCGGACAGGACGCCGTCCTCTTCTCCTTGCGGGGATCGCCGGCATGGTCGTGAGTCTTGCCGTGCTCGGGGCCGGGTTTGCTCTTAGTGGAGCGGTTCAGAGCGGGAGTCTCCTCGGGCTGATCACCGCGGTCAGCCTGATGGCGTACGTCGCTTCGTTCGCGATCGGCCTCGGGCCGGTGTTCTGGCTGCTGATCGCCGAGATTTACCCGCTCAACGTGCGAGGGCGGGCCATGAGCGTTGCGACCGTCGCCAACTGGGGCGCGAACTTTCTCATCACCCTGACGTTCCTGACGCTGGTCGGAATACTGGAACAGGCCGGCGTCTTCTGGCTCTACGCACTCGTGGGCCTCTTAGCATGGTTCTTCGTCCTCAGGCTGGTGCCCGAGACGAAAGGGCTCACGCTCGAAGAGATCGAAGAGCATTTCAGGGCCGGCAGGCACCCCCGCGAACTGAAGGGCGCACCGGGACCACGTGGTTGA
- a CDS encoding DMT family transporter: protein MQNTAWITLFFAGLLETGWALGLKYTEGFTKVGPSVATIILMVGSFYLLSRSLTTLPIGTAYAVWTGIGAVGTVIAGIVFFGESRSVIRLLCIFLIVAGIVGLRFCSDA, encoded by the coding sequence ATGCAGAATACCGCCTGGATCACTCTGTTCTTTGCCGGGCTCCTGGAGACCGGCTGGGCGCTTGGCCTCAAGTATACCGAAGGGTTCACGAAGGTTGGGCCGTCGGTGGCGACCATCATCCTGATGGTCGGGAGTTTTTACCTCCTCTCGCGGTCGCTCACCACCCTCCCTATCGGGACGGCGTATGCTGTCTGGACGGGTATCGGGGCGGTAGGAACGGTCATCGCCGGGATCGTGTTCTTCGGCGAGTCCAGGAGCGTCATCCGCCTCCTCTGCATCTTCCTGATCGTAGCGGGGATCGTGGGGCTGCGGTTCTGTTCGGATGCGTGA
- a CDS encoding ferredoxin, whose product MKITIDRPGCISCESCWTLCPDVFEQDSNDDLSSVTEQYRVDGNPAEGEVPDDLTDCAQEAADSCPVTIIFVEE is encoded by the coding sequence GTGAAGATAACCATCGACAGGCCGGGATGCATCAGCTGCGAGTCGTGCTGGACGCTCTGTCCGGACGTCTTCGAACAGGATTCAAACGACGACCTGAGTTCGGTCACGGAACAGTACCGGGTCGACGGCAACCCCGCGGAGGGGGAGGTGCCCGACGACCTCACCGACTGCGCCCAGGAAGCCGCCGATTCGTGTCCGGTTACGATCATCTTCGTCGAAGAATGA
- a CDS encoding M42 family metallopeptidase, producing the protein MVKELLRKLSDAHGVSSSEGNIRDIVRAELAGVVDELREDTMGNLIAVKRGDDFSVMLAAHMDEIGLMVQYIDEKGFIRVVPIGGWFGPVLYCQRVILHGKKGPVMGVLGAKPPHVMKEEERKKEIKIENMFVDVGATSEEEVKGLGIEIGTPITIDREYTELAGTRVTGKALDNRVGVAMLIRALQQAKSPHTIYAVFTVQEELGLKGAKVSAYSLNPDCAIATDVTIPGDHPGIEKKDASVEMGKGPVLVLVSASGRGLMADPRMTAWLRETAEKNDIPCQLEVGTGGNTDATIIHLERGGIPSIPFSIPARYIHSPVEVVDTADIEAGVRLLVEALKSKPAL; encoded by the coding sequence ATGGTGAAAGAGTTACTCAGGAAGTTATCCGACGCCCACGGCGTCAGCAGCAGTGAAGGAAACATCAGGGATATCGTCAGGGCGGAACTTGCAGGTGTCGTCGACGAGCTCCGCGAGGACACGATGGGGAACCTGATTGCCGTGAAGCGCGGCGACGACTTCTCCGTCATGCTCGCCGCCCACATGGACGAGATCGGCCTGATGGTGCAGTACATCGATGAGAAAGGGTTCATCCGGGTCGTCCCCATCGGGGGATGGTTCGGGCCGGTGCTCTACTGCCAGCGGGTGATCCTGCACGGGAAGAAGGGGCCGGTCATGGGCGTCCTCGGCGCAAAACCCCCGCACGTCATGAAAGAGGAGGAGCGCAAGAAGGAGATCAAGATCGAGAATATGTTCGTCGACGTGGGCGCAACGAGCGAGGAGGAGGTGAAGGGTCTCGGGATCGAGATCGGCACCCCGATCACCATCGACCGCGAGTACACCGAACTTGCCGGCACCCGCGTCACGGGTAAAGCGCTCGATAACCGGGTCGGCGTCGCGATGCTCATCCGGGCGCTGCAGCAGGCGAAGTCGCCCCACACGATCTACGCTGTCTTTACCGTCCAGGAGGAGCTGGGGCTGAAAGGCGCGAAGGTGAGCGCCTACTCGTTAAACCCCGACTGCGCGATCGCGACCGACGTCACCATCCCCGGCGACCATCCCGGGATCGAGAAGAAGGATGCGAGCGTCGAGATGGGCAAAGGGCCGGTCCTGGTTCTCGTCAGCGCGAGCGGGCGCGGGCTGATGGCCGATCCGAGGATGACCGCGTGGCTCCGCGAGACCGCGGAGAAGAACGACATCCCCTGCCAGCTCGAGGTCGGCACCGGCGGCAACACCGACGCGACGATCATCCACCTGGAGCGGGGCGGTATCCCGAGCATCCCGTTCTCGATCCCGGCTCGCTATATCCACTCCCCGGTCGAGGTGGTCGATACCGCCGATATCGAGGCGGGGGTCCGGCTCCTCGTCGAGGCGCTGAAGAGCAAACCTGCGCTCTGA
- a CDS encoding pyridoxal phosphate-dependent aminotransferase: MNEHRYADRVKSVEMSGIRKLFEAGGPDAINLGIGQPDFDTPDHIKMAAISAIREGRTGYTPNAGIIELREAICEKLARENSLACRPEQILVTAGGSEALHLVMEALVDPGDRVLFTDPGFVSYAALATIAGGKPEGVGLDATLHIDVERAKEQMDGARIFVLNSPANPTGAVESEESIRALVEYANDRKVTVVSDEVYEHFVYEKEHFSAARFGDDVITVNAASKTYAMTGWRVGYLAAPEDYIPEFLKVHQYAQACATSISQYAALAAYTGDQEPVVRMRNEYRARRDLLYDGLTGLGFDFPRPEGAFYMFVPMGRNLIEKAIDAGVIIVPGEAFGSRAPEYARFSYATSRENLSRAVGRLGELMG; the protein is encoded by the coding sequence ATGAACGAACACAGGTATGCCGACCGGGTCAAAAGCGTGGAGATGTCGGGGATCCGCAAACTCTTCGAAGCCGGAGGCCCGGACGCGATCAACCTCGGCATCGGACAGCCGGACTTCGATACGCCCGATCACATCAAGATGGCCGCGATCAGCGCCATCAGGGAGGGGAGAACCGGCTACACCCCGAATGCCGGGATCATTGAACTCCGGGAGGCTATCTGCGAGAAACTCGCGCGCGAGAACAGCCTCGCCTGCCGGCCGGAGCAGATCCTGGTCACGGCGGGAGGAAGCGAGGCGCTCCACCTCGTGATGGAGGCGCTCGTCGACCCGGGCGACCGCGTCCTCTTCACCGACCCGGGGTTCGTCTCCTATGCCGCCCTTGCGACCATTGCCGGCGGAAAGCCCGAGGGCGTCGGGCTCGACGCGACCCTGCACATTGACGTTGAACGGGCGAAGGAGCAGATGGACGGTGCACGGATCTTCGTCCTGAACTCTCCCGCAAACCCGACGGGCGCGGTCGAGAGCGAGGAGTCGATCCGCGCCCTCGTGGAGTATGCAAACGATCGTAAGGTCACCGTCGTCTCCGACGAGGTCTACGAGCACTTCGTCTACGAGAAAGAACACTTCAGCGCGGCCCGGTTCGGCGACGACGTCATCACCGTCAACGCCGCGAGCAAGACCTACGCCATGACCGGGTGGCGGGTCGGCTACCTTGCAGCACCCGAGGATTACATCCCGGAGTTCCTCAAGGTGCACCAGTACGCCCAGGCGTGCGCGACCTCGATCTCGCAGTATGCCGCGCTCGCCGCATACACCGGCGACCAGGAGCCGGTCGTGCGGATGCGCAATGAGTACCGCGCCCGACGCGACCTCCTCTACGACGGGCTGACCGGTCTCGGGTTCGATTTCCCCCGGCCGGAAGGTGCGTTCTACATGTTCGTCCCGATGGGGCGAAACCTTATCGAGAAGGCCATCGATGCTGGCGTCATCATTGTGCCGGGCGAGGCATTCGGTTCGAGGGCACCCGAGTACGCGCGCTTCAGCTACGCGACCTCCCGGGAGAACCTCTCCCGCGCGGTCGGGCGTCTCGGGGAACTGATGGGGTGA
- the hxlB gene encoding 6-phospho-3-hexuloisomerase produces the protein MTNHPVKNMMRLMATKIRTIADVMSDDEIDMLLAEILNANRIYTMGAGRSGLVAKSFAMRLMHLGLSAFVVGETVTPAMKPGDVIIVFSGSGATKTVADISETAKEIGGRICLITSKKDSRIGRIADCIVIIESQRDKVADESAEFEIRQMMGEHKSFAPLGTIFETTAMVFADAIISRLMEITQCRPEDLQCRHANIE, from the coding sequence ATGACAAATCACCCGGTTAAGAACATGATGCGGTTGATGGCGACCAAGATCAGGACGATAGCGGACGTGATGTCCGACGACGAGATCGATATGCTTCTCGCCGAGATCCTGAACGCAAACCGCATCTACACCATGGGCGCCGGGCGCTCCGGGCTTGTAGCGAAATCGTTTGCCATGCGCCTGATGCACCTCGGGCTCTCCGCATTCGTCGTCGGGGAGACCGTGACCCCGGCCATGAAGCCGGGAGACGTCATTATCGTCTTCTCCGGATCCGGCGCGACCAAGACGGTTGCGGATATCTCGGAGACCGCAAAGGAGATCGGCGGGAGGATCTGCCTCATCACGTCAAAGAAAGACTCGCGGATCGGGCGTATCGCCGACTGCATCGTCATCATCGAGAGTCAGCGGGACAAGGTGGCCGACGAGTCTGCGGAGTTCGAGATCCGGCAGATGATGGGCGAGCACAAGTCGTTCGCGCCGCTCGGCACCATCTTCGAGACGACCGCCATGGTCTTTGCGGACGCGATCATATCGCGGCTGATGGAGATCACCCAGTGCCGGCCCGAAGACCTCCAGTGCCGCCACGCGAACATCGAGTGA